One Microbacter margulisiae genomic window carries:
- the rfbD gene encoding dTDP-4-dehydrorhamnose reductase, with protein sequence MVTILVTGSNGQLGNEIQRLAPELDDMNFVFTDVDTLDICNKEALEQFGSRYSLDFIINCAAYTAVDKAEDDVELCYAINRDAVRNIGEVAASVGCKVIHVSTDYVFSGKTYHPYVEDMQTAPETVYGKSKAEGEEELLRVCLDAIILRTSWLYSSFGNNFVKTMIRLGKEKDTISVVYDQIGTPTYAADLAVAIVHIVKETIRDENYFRTGTYHFSNEGVCSWYDFAIAIHRLAGIKCNVQPIESSAYPAKAPRPFYSVLNKTKFKNTFHIPITHWEESLGQCIIRLQTV encoded by the coding sequence ATGGTGACGATTTTAGTAACCGGATCAAATGGACAGTTAGGGAACGAAATCCAACGATTGGCGCCGGAATTGGATGATATGAACTTTGTATTTACAGATGTTGATACACTGGATATTTGTAATAAAGAAGCTTTAGAACAATTTGGTTCCCGGTATTCTTTGGACTTTATCATTAATTGTGCAGCTTATACAGCTGTTGATAAAGCAGAAGATGATGTAGAACTGTGTTATGCAATTAATCGTGATGCTGTACGCAATATCGGAGAAGTAGCAGCTTCTGTTGGTTGTAAAGTTATTCATGTTTCGACTGACTATGTTTTTAGCGGAAAAACGTATCATCCGTATGTAGAAGATATGCAAACGGCTCCTGAAACAGTTTATGGTAAATCAAAAGCCGAAGGAGAAGAAGAATTGCTTCGTGTCTGCCTGGATGCTATTATCCTTCGCACATCATGGCTTTATTCCTCTTTTGGAAATAATTTTGTGAAGACCATGATCAGATTAGGCAAGGAAAAAGACACGATATCGGTTGTCTATGATCAGATTGGAACTCCAACATATGCTGCTGATCTGGCTGTTGCTATTGTACACATTGTGAAAGAAACCATTCGGGATGAGAATTATTTCAGAACTGGCACATACCATTTCTCAAATGAAGGCGTTTGTAGTTGGTATGATTTTGCTATAGCCATTCATCGCCTTGCGGGGATAAAATGCAATGTACAACCTATTGAATCTTCCGCTTATCCGGCTAAAGCTCCACGTCCTTTTTATAGTGTCCTGAATAAAACGAAATTCAAAAATACATTCCATATTCCTATTACACACTGGGAAGAAAGTCTGGGCCAATGTATTATCCGTCTTCAAACAGTGTGA
- a CDS encoding helix-turn-helix domain-containing protein, translated as MNESIKQIAARLRGLREALAIDIEEMAASCELSEQEYLAYESGEKDIPVGLLHTIASHYGVEMTALLFGDEPRMNAYYVTRKGQGVALERSKAYKYESLAAGFANRKGDPFIVTVEPSDAPFPSNAHAGQEFNYVIEGSLLLQINGKRIILEEGDAIYFNAELTHGMQARNHVPVRFLAFIL; from the coding sequence ATGAACGAATCAATTAAACAAATTGCTGCCCGGTTGCGCGGCTTGCGTGAAGCTTTGGCCATTGATATAGAAGAAATGGCTGCATCGTGTGAGTTGTCTGAGCAGGAATATCTGGCATATGAAAGTGGAGAAAAAGATATTCCAGTTGGATTGTTGCACACCATAGCTTCTCATTATGGCGTTGAGATGACTGCGTTGCTTTTTGGTGATGAACCACGTATGAATGCTTATTATGTAACCCGGAAAGGACAAGGGGTTGCTCTGGAACGTAGCAAAGCATACAAATATGAGTCATTGGCAGCCGGCTTTGCCAATAGGAAAGGCGATCCGTTTATTGTAACGGTTGAACCTTCGGATGCTCCATTTCCTTCAAATGCACATGCGGGTCAGGAATTCAATTATGTCATTGAAGGGAGCTTGTTGTTGCAGATCAATGGGAAACGAATCATTTTAGAAGAGGGCGATGCGATTTATTTCAATGCAGAACTGACGCATGGCATGCAGGCGCGTAATCATGTGCCAGTAAGATTTCTAGCTTTCATTTTGTAA